One region of Alosa sapidissima isolate fAloSap1 chromosome 1, fAloSap1.pri, whole genome shotgun sequence genomic DNA includes:
- the LOC121720774 gene encoding LOW QUALITY PROTEIN: beta-1,4-galactosyltransferase 1-like (The sequence of the model RefSeq protein was modified relative to this genomic sequence to represent the inferred CDS: inserted 1 base in 1 codon; substituted 1 base at 1 genomic stop codon) — protein MTLIVNASESPESRNDEVPTCLETALLVGPLQVNFSNPVTLEMVREENPELQEGGRWKPYCXALQKVAIIIPFRHREEHLKFXLHYLHPILQRQQLDYGVYVINQDGETMFNRAKLLNVGFAEALKEYDYECFIFSDVDIVPMDDRNIYKCYSQPRHLAVAIDKFGFRLPYNQNFGGVSALSKEQYMKINGFPNHYWGWGGEDDDIYHRVRIKGMSLSRPNGKIGRCRMIRHKRDLHNQPNPKRFNNIAHTRQTMETDGINSLKYQVVRIEKDQLFTKITVDIVTP, from the exons ATGACACTGATAGTGAACGCGTCTGAAAGCCCTGAATCTAGAAACGACGAAGTGCCGACGTGTCTCGAAACAGCTCTTTTGG tGGGCCCTTTGCAAGTGAATTTCAGTAACCCAGTGACTCTGGAAATGGTACGAGAGGAGAATCCTGAGCTTCAGGAAGGGGGCCGCTGGAAGCCCTACT GTGCCCTACAGAAAGTGGCCATAATCATCCCCTTCAGACACAGAGAAGAACACTTGAAGTTCTAGCTCCACTACCTCCACCCCATTCTTCAGAGGCAGCAGCTGGACTATGGTGTCTATGTCATCAATCAG GATGGAGAAACCATGTTTAACAGAGCCAAGCTGTTGAATGTGGGGTTTGCTGAAGCTCTGAAGGAGTATGACTATGAATGCTTCATCTTTAGTGATGTGGACATTGTCCCCATGGATGACCGAAACATCTACAAGTGCTATAGCCAGCCCAGGCATCTCGCTGTCGCCATAGACAAATTTGGTTTTAG GCTACCCTATAATCAGAACTTTGGTGGTGTTTCAGCTCTTAGCAAAGAGCAGTACATGAAAATAAATGGCTTTCCCAATCATTATTGGGGCTGGGGTGGAGAGGATGACGACATATACCACAG GGTGAGAATCAAGGGAATGTCACTCTCCAGACCTAATGGAAAAATAGGGAGATGCCGAATGATCCGTCACAAAAGAGATTTGCACAATCAACCGAATCCCAAAAG GTTTAATAATATAgcacatacaagacaaacaatgGAAACTGATGGCATCAATTCTTTGAAGTACCAAGTAGTGAGAATTGAAAAGGATCAGCTGTTCACTAAAATCACTGTGGATATTGTGACACCATGA